Within the Staphylococcus warneri genome, the region ATTTAGGAATAATAATACGATTATGTGCTAAATGCCAACGTAAAACAATTTGTGCTGCCGTTTTATGATATCGTTTAGCCATGTCCGTAATAACTGGGTCATCTAATAACCCTTTATTTCTCATTAATGGCATCCATGCAGTGACTTTAATATCATGATGATCACAATAATCTTGTAATTCTTGTTGATTAAAGTATGGATGTAACTCTATTTGATTAATTTGAGGAACTATTTCTGTTTCTTGCATTAGTTTCTCTAGATGATGTTGTTTAAAATTACAAACGCCTATGGCTTTGACTTTACCTTCATGATAAAGCGTTTCTAATGCCTTATAACTTTCGATAAATAAGCCATTTTCTTCACAAGGCCAATGAATTAAAAACAAGTCTAGGTACTCAAGACCTAAATTTTCTAAAGATTGATTGAAATATTGAATTGTACTGTCATATCCTTGATAATCATTCCATAATTTAGATGTAATAAATAAATCTTCTCTATCAACGTTTGTTTGCTTTAACGCTTGCCCTAAGGACTGTTCGTTACCATAGAAATATGCCGTATCAAATGCACGATAACCTGCTTCAATAGCGGTATTAATCACTTCATTCATTTCATCATCTGTTATTTTATAAACACCTAAGCCAATCGATGGCATAGGATAACCATTATTTAAATATTGTGTATCATTAATATTCATTCTTACCACTCTCTTTCATATGTCTTCGTTGTTGAAATACGTAAGCAAATGTGTACCATACTATAATACACGTAATTAAAGACGCTTAAACATTATAGCTTAAGCGTCTTTTCATCATATATCATTGTTAATCCGTTTGTTCCTCATCTGAATTAACTTCATATGTTGGGCGTTCTTGGTTAAATTCATAATTTAAAGTTACCCAAATAATTTGGTGATTTTCAATTTCTGATATGATCCAACGATCGTAATCTGTATCTACAAAATCGTCTTTCTGAAGATTTGTATTTTCAGATTGTAACCATCCACCGATTGTATCAATATCTTCTGAGTCTTCGAATTCAATACCAAATTGTTCATTTAAGTCGTCTAATAACACTCGACCATTAATTTGATATTTGTTGTCCTCTAATTTAACGATGTCGTTCACTTCGTCATCGTCAAATTCATCTCTGATTTCACCGACAATTTCTTCTAAAATATCTTCCATTGTTAAAATACCTGCTGTACCACCATATTCATCAATAATCAAACTGATATGAACATGTTCACGTTGCATTCTAACAAGGGCATCACTAATACGTGTTGTCTCTGAAATCATCGGTAGCTCATGTATATAGTTAGCAATTTTGATTGTTTTACCAGATGCATACTCAGTTAAGAATTCTTTAACATTTATAAATCCTTTAACGTGGTCCTTATCACCATCTTCAGTGATAGGATATCGAGTGAATTGGTATTCTTTAATCGTTTCTAATAGTTCATCAACATTAAAAGGCTCGTTCAACGTAATCATTTGAGTTCGGGGAACCATAATATCTTTAGCTTGTCTTTCATCAAAAGAAAAGATATTTTGCATATATGCAAGCTCAGTTTGGTTGATTTCGCCACCATTATAACTATTATTAATAATGATTTTGATTTCTTCTTCTGACATTGCATCCGATTGTGCATCTGGATCTACACCAAACACTCTAAGAATTACACGAGCCGAACCGTTCATTAACCAAATTAAAGGTTTCATGACATTACCAAAGTAATATAACGGTCTAGCATATAGTAACGCCATTTTCTCTGTATGTTGAATAGCGAATGATTTAGGTGCAAGTTCACCTAATACGACATGTAAATAGGTTACTACAATAAACGCAATGACAAATGAAACTGTTGTTGTTAATGCACTTGGTAAATGCATTAGTTCGAATAATGGATGTAGTAATTTATCAAATGTCGGTTCACCTAACCAACCTAAACCTAATGAAGTTACTGTTATACCAAGTTGGCATGCAGATAAGTAGTAATCAAGGTTAGCAATCATTTTCTTAACGATTTTAGCACCACTGTTACCTTCATCTGCTAATTGTTCGATACGCGTAGATCTTACTTTGACAAGCGCAAATTCAGATCCGACAAATACTGTTGTTAATGCAATTAAAAGAAAAAATACAATTAAACTAATTATGGTCGAAGTTTCCAATTAATTCCCTATTTCTAGGGATTCACCTCCATATTATCTGTGTCACACATGGTTAACACGTAATTAAAATTTTCGAATTGGCTTAAATGATATTTACATGCTAAGACCTTCCCATTGCGACACCCCCTAAAAAAATGTAATTGATTTTATTCTATCATAAAAATATTTCATTTGGTTGATTTATGTTTATAGAATTACAACATAACATTTAAAACTAATACCCCGATTTAGTCAAGTTATTCCTCAAATCTAAAATGTATGAATATAACCATTCTTAATCGTCATAAGGACTGAAATCGTATCATCAACAATCACAATATCAGCATCTTTCCCTACCTTAATACTACCTTTTGTTTGATCGATACCTAACGCTATCGCTTGGTTCCAACTTGTCACACGCCACAAGTCTTTAATTGAAGCACCTGTATAAGTGATTAAATGACGCAAACCATCATTCATTTTTAAGATACTACCAGCTAATGCACCTGAATCTAATCGTGCTTCTTCATTCTTCACAATAACGTTTTGTCCACCTAGATCATATTCACCTTCTGGCATCCCTTTTGCACGCATCGCATCTGTAATGAGATACATATGTTCATTGCCTTTATTTTGGTAAGCCATTGCTACGGCCGCTGGATGTGAATGCACACCATCAACTATAATTTCTGTATTTAGGTTTTGATTTAACCATGCCGCTCCAAAAACACCGGGTTCTCGATGTCCAAAGCCTGTTGCTGCATTATATAAGTGTGTAATATGTTTAGCACCATTATCAACAGCTTCATTTGCTTCATCATATGTAGCTACTGTATGTCCCATTGAAAATATGATGTCGTTATTTAAAGCTTTTAATGTATCAGTTGCACCATCAACTTCAGGTGCAAAAGTAATAATTTTAATCAATTGATTGGCAGTCTTTTGAAATGTCTTAATCTTTTCAATAGACGGTCTTTGAACATATTTAGGATGTTGCGCGCCTACCTTATGTTCTGAAATAAATGGACCTTCGAGATGAATACCTACAATTTCTGCAGCATCATGCCTATTTTGAATTTGATAATAATTTGCAATATTTTGGAGTGCTCGATGAATACTATCATCTGATTGTGTCATCGTTGTTGCTAAAAATGATGTTGTTCCTTCAGATAATAGTTGTTCAGATAAATGTTTAAGACCATCCATTGAGGCATCCATCGCATCTTCGCCGTAACCACCGTGGATATGTATATCTATAAATCCTGGAATAACATGATGACCTTGTGCATCTACCGTAGGATACGATTTACTTAAAGTGTTCAATCTATCTTTATCAGAACCTATTTCCATTATTTTGCTATCTTTAATATGTATAAAACCATGTTCTATTTTTTGACTTTCTGTATAAATCTGACCGTTTATAAGTAAATATTCTTTCAATATCAATACCTTCTTTTCTAATACTAATGATTCGATTGTTATTTTACTACAACCTTTCATTTTATTCATATCATACAATTCAATATTTAATTTCGTAAAAATAAAAATACCCTTGTCGGTTAAACGACAAGGGCTAAAAGTCTATTATTCATCCATTGCTTTAGATGCTTCAATTTCATTTTCAGTTAATTTTGGTTTTAAGAAACCATATATTAAGGCAGAAACTAAAGTACCTACAACTAAAGCTAATAATGTTTGTAAAATATGGCTAAAGTCAGTTGTTGCGATAACAAAGATACCACCGTGTGGCGCATTGATTCTTGAACCTAATGCTAATGCAATCGCACCACCAACACCTGAACCAATCATCATTGATGGAATCACACGAATTGGGTCAGCTGCTGCAAACGGAATCGCACCTTCAGTAATGAATGATGCACCCATCACATAGTTAGGTACAATTGAACCTCTTTGTTCTTTTGTGAATTTCTTTCTGAAGATAAGCATTGCTGTTGCAATTGCTAATGGTGGAATCATACCTCCAACCATTGCAGCAGTGATTGGCGCTGCATTACCTTCTGTAAGTGCTGCTGTTGCGAAAACGTAAGCAGCTTTGTTAAATGGTCCACCCATATCGATTGCCATCATCGCACCAATAACTAAACCAAGTAACATAATATTTGAACCTGAAAGTCCATTTAATCCATTTAACAATAGGTGATTTAACCATGAAGCAGGTGGGTTAAATACGTAAATCATTAATAAACCAGTAATTGCTACTGATAATAATGGATAGATTAATGTTGGTTTTAAACCTTCTAATGACTGAGGTAACTTACGTGTCATATATTTAATACCTTGTGTTAAATAACCAGCTAAGAAACCAGCAATGATACCGCCAATAAATCCTGAGTCACCTGAAATGGCTAACATACCGCCAACTAAACCGGCTGCAAATCCTGGTTTATCTGCAATACTACGAGCAATGAAACCTGCTAATACTGGAATGATTAATGCAAAGGCACTGTTTTTACCAATATTCCATAGTTGCTCTGCGAAAGCATTGTGTTCAGCACTCTTAGGATCAAATGAATTGGGTCCTATAATGAACACGATTGCCATTAAGATACCACCAGCAATAACAAGTGGTAACATATTAGAAACACCATTCATTAAGTGTTTATAAAATGCTTTTCCTGGACTTAATTTCTCTTCATTCTCTTCCTTATTACTACCTGATCGATCGCCTCTAGCGACAAATGGTCTACGACTTGTATCTAACGCAGTATTAATTAATTCTTCTGGTCGTTTAATACCATCAGCTACTGGTACTTCGACAACATTCTTACCATCAAAACGATCTGTCTCAACATGCACATCTGCTGCAACAATAATACCAGATGCTTTTTCAATATCATGTTCTGTTAAATGGTTTTTAATCCCACTTGAACCGTTTGTTTCTACTTTGATTTTGACACCCATTTTTTCAGCTTGCTTTTTCAAAGCGTCGCGTGCCATATACGTATGTGCGATACCTGTAGGACAAGCTGTGACAGCTAAAACGTACGGTTCGTTATCTTCTGCGCTTGCACCTGTTGAAGCAGCTGCTGCATCCGCTTCATTTTGTTGTGCTTCTGCTTCTTCTTCTTTTGTTGCTTCATCATCTGCCGCATCAATAATTTGTAATACTTCTTCTGGTGATGATGCATTTATTAATTTTTCACGTACATTTTCATCCATTAAAATGCCTGATAACTTTGCTAATGCATCTAAATGCGTTTGAGCGCCACCTTCTGGTGCAGCAATCATAAAGAATAAATGTGCTGGTTGCATATCTAAACTTTGATAATCTACTCCAGCTTTTGATTTACCAAATGCAATCGCTGGAGATTTAACAGCACTCACTTTTGCATGTGGAATCGCAATACCTTCACCGATACCTGTTGTACTTTGTGATTCTCGGTTATGAATTGCTTCTTTAAACGATGGTACATCACTTAATTTACCTGCTTTGTCAAGTTGATGCACTAACTCATCGATAACACCATTTTTGTCTGATGAAGATAAATCCATTGCTATCGTATCTTTGGTTAATAATTCTGTTATTCTCATATTATTCACTCCCCATCAAGTACAGAAATCGTAACTTGTGATTTGATATTTTCTATTGCATCTTTTGTCGCTAAATCTGCATCAAATGCAGTAGCAGTTCCTGATGCTACTGCTTGTTTAAATGCATCTTGCACAGATAAACCAGTAGCTAACCCTGCGACCATACCTGCTACCGTACTATCACCTGAGCCAACTGTATTAATCACTTTGCCTTTTGGATTTACAGCTTTAATACTTTGTTGACGATCCACATAAATTGCACCATCTCCACCTAATGACACAATGACTGATTGTGCACCTTTATCTAAGATTTGTTTAGCATATTTAATAACATCTTCATCACTTTTAACTGATGTATTAAACATAACTTCTAATTCATCTTTATTAGGTTTAATAAATAGTGGCTGATATTCTAACACTGATTCAACTAAATCTTTTTCAGCATCAACGACTAATTGCGCACCTGTTTGTTTTGTAATCTTAGCAATCTGCGCATAAGCATCACTCGGAATACTCTTTGGTACACTACCAGCGACGATAACAGTATCATTGTCTGTCGTTTCTTTAATTTGATTTAATAATGATTGAAATTGTGCATCAGTCACATTAGGACCTTGTGCATTCACTTCTGTTTCTTGACCTGTTTTCAATTTAACATTGATACGCGTATCTTCATCTACTTGCACAAAATCTGTGTGAATATCACTATCTTTTAATGTTTGAGCTATAAAATCTCCTGGGAATCCACCAGCAAATCCTAATGCTGTAGAATCAACACCCAAAGTCTTTAGCACTCTAGAAACATTAATACCTTTACCACCGGCAAATTTATTTGTATCTTGAGCGCGATTTAAACCATCTATCTTAAAGTCATCTACAAACATGACATAGTCAATGGATGGATTAAAAGTAACTGTATATATCATATTGTCCCTCCTAAAAATTCATATTGTCCCGCAAACGCTTCATTCACATGTTGTAATCCCTGTTTAGAGGTAATGATTCGAGTATTATCTTGCACAGGTACTCTAGCAAAGTACACTTGATTAAATTTCGTTTCGTCTACAACAACAAAGCTTTCATTAGAAAGTCGCATTGCATTATCTTTAATTAACGCCTCTTGTTCATCAGGTGTGGTTAAACCATACTTTACGTCTATACCGTTCATTCCAATAAATGATTTATCAAAACAATATCGCTTCAATGTTTCTAAGGCACTCGAACCTACTGTAGCGAATGTATTTTCTTTAACTTGACCACCTAACATTAAGGTTTTAATCCCTTTTTTAAGTAGTTGTTCAACATGAGTCAAACCATTAGTTACAACAATAATATCTTTTGCATCTATGTAAGGTATCATCTCTAATGTTGTTGAGCCAGCGTCTAAAAAAACACACTCATTATCTCTAATTTGTCGAGCTGCTCGTTTGGCAATTTCTTTCTTTTCTCGTGAATTTTGTGTCAATTTCTCTGTTAATCTTGGTTCGACCATTCGATTATGGTTAAGTGTCGCACCACCATGAATACGTTGTAATTTACCAGCTAATTGCAGCTTAGATAAATCACGTCGAATGGTAGAGGCACTACAACCGGTTCTATCCATTAATTCCTGGAGTGTCAGAAAATCCTTTTTTATAAGTTCTTGTAAAATTAAATCGTGTCGTTTTTCAGATATCAATATAACCACCCCATCTCAATTACCATTATAATGAGCACGCTTACAAAATTCAATCAAAAATTGTCAAAAACAATCAAAAACATTCATTTTGTGACAAAAATAACACGAAAATACATTCACTATCAAATGGACTAGTTGTGTTCATGTATTTCCGTGTTTTTTATTATTATTTTACTGCTAGTGCTTTAGTCATGAATTACCGAAGTCACTTTAGCGTTTGTCATTGCTACCAAATCTTTGACAGCGATAATGATTTGCATACCTCTTTGGCCACCACTGATATATATCTGTTCTCTTTGTAGCGCAGACTGGTCAATAACAGTTTGGAATAAATGCTTCATACCGATAGGTGAACATCCACCTCTAATATATCCTGTCACTTGTTTGAGCTGATCTAAAGGCATTAAATTTAATTTTTTCTCTCCTGCTTCATGTGCAGCTTTTTTCATATCTAACGTTGCATTCACTGGTATAACAAACACGAAATGATCATGGTTAGCATTTTCTAATACAAGTGTTTTATAAACATCTTCAACATTGGCATGCACAAGTGCTGCTATTTGTTCACCTGTTTGGTGTTCTTCGGTTACTTCAAATACGTTAGTTTGATAAGCTACCTTTGCTCTATCTAACATGCGCATTGCATTTGTTTTTTTGGTTTTACCCATATTCTCACCTCTGGTATTACTTAACTTAATCCTCTATATTTTAACACTAGTTCTTTATATAGTAATCACAAAAAAAGCACATGCTCCCATTAGTAAGCATGTGCTATCTCATATGTGAATGATTTTCCCCAACTTGACCGCTGTCATTCACTACTATATTGGATTGTTGTTGATTTTGTTGATTCACATATTGATAATTTGATGATTGATTTTGATAATCAACTTGTTTTAAATCATAATTTTCATTTAAATGATTGTTCGCATAATTTAATGCAATCACTTTACATTCTCTTGGCGTAAAATGATTTTCTGATGATCTATGATTGTCTTTTTTTAAATATGTAGTCTTTTGTTGCTTGTCATTATTATTGTCTTCATTTTTTTCTGAAGCATTCGCTATTTTAAAATCAGTAAAATTAATTGTTTTCTCTAATGCAGATACTTTATTTGCTTTTGAAAATGTACAAATAGTCTGATGTACTTTAGCTAATGCATTTTGATTAGTAGCTAAAAATATTAGACCTATTAAACATATTGTCAAAATAACTGCAAAGATACTTAATAATAAGTTTTTCAAATTCATCTCCTTACCCACATTTCTCAATCGATTTTTGTCTATCTTAACATAATAATTTTTAATTTTAGATATGTGGGTCACAATTTAAATAGATTGTAATATTTGTAACAGTAATATTACTGAAGTTGTTATTTTTGTTACATAAAAGCATTAAAAAACGAAATAATTATCTTCAATTAATACATTAAACTAATTTTTTAAGTGAAAAAGTATCATAATCATTCAAAATCGTTCGAAAACAATATTAAAAATTTAAAGGGTTTTGTCACGTTATATTAGTACTTTTTCAAAGTATTCATATTTAAAATAAATAAAAACCATTCAACGTTTTCGCTGAATGGCGTCTATTATCATTTTGAATTTCGATTTAATTGCGTTCTTATCATTTTTTCAATAAATATAATGACAATCCCACTTAATGATACCGCTATAGCCATATACAATGGGAACTCGATATTCACATCAAAAAGTGTACCAGCAACTAGAGGTCCCATAAAATTACCCATACTTGTGAATGTTGAGTTTAGTCCTCCTGCAAAGCCTTGTCGATTACCTGCAATATTAGAAAAATAGTTAGTAATCGCCGGTCTAATCATGTCGAAACCAATAAAGACGATAAAGCTAATGAGCATTATAGTCCAATAACCTTGTGCGATAATCAACATCACTAAAACAATTGCTGAATATAATAATGACCATGCAATAAAATTCAATTCAGTTGTAAATTTCATGAATTTATCGAAGAAAAATACTTGGAATAAGGCACCAAAAATGCCCCCGCCTGTGATAGCAATTGAAATATCTTTAGGCGTATAGCCAGCTTTATCGGATGTATATAGTGAAAATAGTGTTTCAAATGCAGACAAACCAAATGCTAACACTAAAGTCAAAATAACCGGTGTTAAGAATACCTTCCAATTAATTTTAGTTAAGAGCTCTGGGTCGTATTGAGGGAAACCTGCTGTTGTCATTTTCTTAGGATTGTGAATCACAATTAATGACATAATAAAAGCAATAATCCCCAGCCCTCCTGCAAAATAGAAAGGTAATCTATGGGAAACCTCAGCTAAAAATCCGCCAAAACCAGGTCCTAAAATAAAACCAGAATTAATGATTGCTGACATGTAACCAAAGTTCTTCGCTTTATCTTGTGACGGAGAGATATCAGCTATTAGTCCTGTTACACCTGGCATAACCATACCAGCACTAAATCCACCTAACACACGCGAAATAACCAAAATTGTAAATGAGTGGCCTACTGCAAACATAAACTCAGATATTGAAAATAAAACAAGACCAATACATATTATTAATTTTTTACCTAGTTTATCAGCTAGCCCACCACCAAATGGTGAAATAATCATTTGCGCTAATGCAAATGAAGCTACTAGTATACCTAAATCACTACCTTTTAAGCCCAAATCTTTAAGATAAACCGGTAGCACAGGTATAACCAGTCCAATCCCTAGAAATATCAGGAAAATATTAAAGTAGAGTGTAAATAATTGTTTTCTCATAACGATGTCCCCCTCTCTTATATTTTACATATCTTTATTTATCATATATTGGTATCTATATCATCATACCTTTTCACTACATCAATACGTTAAAAGTCAATATATTGTAATATATTTAAAAACAAATTAACAGTCGGACGTATTAATATTTCTACTATAAAATATAAAGATGATTTAAAACGATAATTATTACCGCTTTTACTTTTTTGGTTGATTACTATTGCTCAGAACGATATTATTAAAACTCAGTTGTCCAATTTTATTTTAACGGATGAAAGTATTAAATCAAATGACAACCAAAGTATGTTATGAAAGTAGTGTTAATGATGCAACCTCGCTATATAGCTAGAATATATTTTATTATTCTGTTTATTATATCTTTATTTGAAACCACGATTTTCAATTTTATGACGTTAAATTTATTTTTAGCTTATATACCATTCGAACTATGCTTATTATTAAAATTATTTAAACCTATCAAAAAATTCGAATGGCCTTTATTTATTGTATTTGGCATGATTTTTTTATTACTTGTACCTAATACCTTCTATATGATTACTGATTTGATTCATTTAAATCAATTTCAATTCAACTTCTTAGTAGGATTGAATATAAAGGAATGGATATTCTTTACTTATTTAATGTTAGGCGTCTTTTTAGCCATGTATGTCATGATCTTAATTTTTATGGAAATTCTACATTTTACCAAACACATCTGGCTTAATCGCCTATTAGTTATTATTCTTATGTTTTTAAACGGTTTAGGTATTTATATGGGCCGCTTCTTACGACTTCATACGGTATATTTAATTAATGAACCATTAAAAATATTCCATGAAGTCCTAGGTGTATTTAACCTAAAAACATTTATCTTTGTGTTATTAATGGTATTAATGCAGTCAGCAATCATTTTATTTGTAAAAGGAGTTCGATTACAAAAATGATGTTAAATCTGATCATTTTATTAGCAATCATTATTACTCTACAACTCATTGTAGGTCACTTTATGCATGATATCGGTTTTAGCTATGCTAAAAGTATCGGTCTTATGTTTTTACCATTAGGTATAGGTTTGTTTATTTTACAAGCTTTTTATTTCGAAAGAAAATATCCAAATTGGGACGTCCCACTTGGTGTTAAGTTGCGATTAAAATATATGTATATTTTAACCTTTTTTGAATATGTTGCTGTATATGTTTGCATGTTTTGGCTTAAATAGTAAATATGTCATTCGTTTTGAGACAACTCAATTCAAATAACCTCCATTAGCACTACATATCTATCACAAACTTTTAAATAATGACATCACACGTTGACGACTGTATTGGTGGTTAACCATTGGTTCAGGATAATCAACACCTAATTGAATACCTTGTTGTTTCAATAATTGCATGTGCTTTTGGGTATCGTGTAATAGATGGCTATCTACATGATTGAGTGTGGATAGCCATTGTTTTATATATAGTGCATTGGGATCAAATCGCTCACTTTGTTTAATAGGGTTAAACATTCTAAAATATGGAACAGCATCTGTCCCAGTCGAAGCAGACCACTGCCACCCATGCACATTTGACGCATTATCATAATCAATCAATTTATCTTTGAAATAAGTTTCTCCCCATGTCCAGTCTATCAATAAATCTTTCGTTAAAAATTGTGATGTCACCATTCTCATTCGATTATGCATATATCCAGTTTGATTTAGCTCTTGCATAGCTGCATCTACAATAGGATATCCAGTTTTACCATTTTTCCATTGATCAAATTGTTGCTTGTCATTGACCCATTCAATGTTTCGATACTTCTCTTTAAATGATTGATGGGCTGTTTCTGGATATTGCGTCATCAGTACATAATAGAATTCTCTAAAAATTAATTCTCTGATAAATGCTTCATAATTAGATTCGTTGCTTTCATAACCATGTAATAAATCATTAAATACTTGCAATATATCAATCAATCCGTAAGCTAGTGCAATACTGAGTTGACTCGTTAATACTTCAGGTAAATACTCTCTATTTGACTCATAATTTTGAATATCATTATTCAAAAAACTTTGCCATTGTTGTTGTACTTCTTTTTCAGTTAATCCACTATGGCTATCATTAATTTGCGTTGGGGCGTATGCCAGCTCGACTATTTTCGAAATATCACTTAGTTCATAATGTGCTCTATGTCTTTCTATTACATATGGTCGCCATTTTTTATAAAAACTTGTAAACACTTTATATGGTTCCCCTTGATTGTTAAACGTTTTACGTGGACTAAAATAATGTTGTACACGAAGCGCTTCAACTTTGATTCCAGCTTCTTGAAA harbors:
- a CDS encoding cryptochrome/photolyase family protein; translated protein: MKVGVILNRVFRIHHNPLLAYICNQLGSTDTCVLIIPKEKFGDEAQLKASFYHGTLNAFINTLNHYQIQTNVMDYNHLIAFCKNQQLDKVVMASDIMSYHHESYDYPHQKQRFQEAGIKVEALRVQHYFSPRKTFNNQGEPYKVFTSFYKKWRPYVIERHRAHYELSDISKIVELAYAPTQINDSHSGLTEKEVQQQWQSFLNNDIQNYESNREYLPEVLTSQLSIALAYGLIDILQVFNDLLHGYESNESNYEAFIRELIFREFYYVLMTQYPETAHQSFKEKYRNIEWVNDKQQFDQWKNGKTGYPIVDAAMQELNQTGYMHNRMRMVTSQFLTKDLLIDWTWGETYFKDKLIDYDNASNVHGWQWSASTGTDAVPYFRMFNPIKQSERFDPNALYIKQWLSTLNHVDSHLLHDTQKHMQLLKQQGIQLGVDYPEPMVNHQYSRQRVMSLFKSL
- a CDS encoding DUF1361 domain-containing protein translates to MQPRYIARIYFIILFIISLFETTIFNFMTLNLFLAYIPFELCLLLKLFKPIKKFEWPLFIVFGMIFLLLVPNTFYMITDLIHLNQFQFNFLVGLNIKEWIFFTYLMLGVFLAMYVMILIFMEILHFTKHIWLNRLLVIILMFLNGLGIYMGRFLRLHTVYLINEPLKIFHEVLGVFNLKTFIFVLLMVLMQSAIILFVKGVRLQK